One Syntrophorhabdaceae bacterium genomic region harbors:
- the lptG gene encoding LPS export ABC transporter permease LptG, with protein MKKLNRYLLSSAIKYLLIAQMAGVSMFLVIEFFQHTDRFTASLHAFTMVVLYILLLLPYYFNLILPLAFLVSMLIVLILMIRGNEMIVARTSGISTLSLMKPFLGFSLVLIMFSFLLAEWIVPLSANAANYIYQVKIRGEESQVFIKNDKIWFKRDNKICNIDFFDTKKDIITGLTVLELGDDFAVVKRTDAQRGIWKDGTWYFTGVAVRTFEKNGYISKKVYPGMSNIINEPPSVFKVVEKDPEEMSYRELSRYISRLREDGYDVRRYLVDLYNKVAFPFINLIMVFAAFSVGLRYTKTKHVSKGIFSGILVGALYWFFQSVSLSLGYSEIFPPLFSAWFSNLLFIASGVIGIVTLRT; from the coding sequence TTGAAAAAGTTAAATAGATATCTCCTGTCGAGCGCCATCAAATACCTGCTCATCGCCCAGATGGCGGGGGTCAGCATGTTCCTCGTCATCGAGTTCTTTCAGCACACGGACCGATTTACCGCGTCGCTGCATGCCTTTACGATGGTCGTGCTTTACATTCTGCTCCTTCTGCCTTATTACTTCAATCTCATCCTTCCTCTTGCCTTTCTGGTTTCCATGCTGATAGTGCTCATACTTATGATCCGGGGGAACGAAATGATCGTCGCCCGGACCTCGGGTATCAGCACGCTGTCCCTCATGAAACCCTTCCTCGGTTTTTCCCTGGTGCTCATAATGTTCTCCTTCCTTCTGGCGGAATGGATAGTCCCGCTTTCAGCAAACGCCGCGAATTATATATACCAGGTCAAGATCAGGGGCGAAGAATCACAGGTCTTCATTAAGAATGACAAAATATGGTTCAAGAGAGACAACAAGATCTGCAATATAGATTTCTTTGACACAAAGAAGGATATCATCACGGGGCTCACCGTCCTGGAACTGGGAGATGATTTCGCGGTCGTCAAGAGAACAGACGCCCAGCGAGGCATATGGAAGGACGGCACCTGGTATTTTACCGGCGTTGCGGTCAGAACATTTGAAAAGAACGGCTATATCAGTAAAAAGGTATACCCCGGGATGAGCAATATTATCAATGAACCGCCCTCTGTCTTCAAGGTCGTCGAAAAGGACCCTGAAGAGATGAGCTACAGGGAGTTGTCGCGCTACATTTCCCGGTTGAGGGAGGACGGCTACGACGTAAGGCGCTATCTCGTGGACCTCTACAACAAGGTTGCCTTTCCCTTCATCAACCTCATCATGGTCTTCGCCGCATTTTCCGTAGGCCTGAGATATACAAAGACGAAGCATGTCTCCAAGGGTATCTTTTCGGGCATCCTTGTGGGTGCTTTGTACTGGTTTTTCCAATCCGTTTCGTTGTCGCTTGGTTATTCGGAGATCTTTCCTCCTCTTTTTTCGGCATGGTTCTCCAATTTGCTTTTTATTGCCTCAGGTGTCATCGGTATAGTCACGTTGAGGACATAG
- a CDS encoding metallophosphoesterase, whose product MKIAVISDTHLTHPTEDFRRHMKALFSDVDIVLHAGDMTSSNVFEYLSNWDLRAVRGNMDDSDLAVSLPERRVEEIAGRRIGIIHGWGSPRGLEDAVFHAFPGVDIIVFGHSHVPLNTKKRGVVLFNPGSYRGGYSTTGTVGIIEVTGGDIVFRHLEVGEN is encoded by the coding sequence ATGAAGATCGCGGTCATTTCAGATACCCACCTTACGCACCCGACAGAGGATTTCAGGCGTCACATGAAGGCCTTGTTCAGCGATGTGGACATTGTGCTCCACGCCGGCGACATGACATCATCGAACGTGTTTGAGTACCTTTCGAACTGGGACCTCCGGGCCGTGAGAGGCAACATGGACGATTCCGATCTGGCGGTCTCCCTTCCGGAGCGGCGGGTGGAAGAGATCGCGGGGAGACGAATAGGCATCATCCATGGATGGGGATCGCCCCGCGGGCTTGAGGATGCGGTCTTCCATGCGTTCCCGGGTGTCGACATCATCGTTTTCGGCCATTCCCACGTTCCGTTAAACACAAAGAAACGAGGAGTCGTTCTCTTTAATCCCGGAAGCTACAGGGGCGGCTATTCGACGACAGGGACCGTCGGCATCATTGAGGTCACCGGGGGGGACATTGTCTTTCGGCATCTCGAGGTCGGAGAGAATTAA
- a CDS encoding AAA family ATPase, which produces MEIPYIEHFGFSEKPFGMSPDPSFYYESVEHKQAIDYLTFFIAQQEGFALIYGDVGSGKTTISRIFLNTLDQETYNTALILNPVADEAEFMKEVLREFSAGDIPETKKELYDRLRHYLLDEFQKGKMNVLVIDEAQLLSYDLLEFIRLLSNIETDKQKILHTVFFAQPEFLGKLKDPVMRHLSQRITVTYRIKPLTYAEVKAYINYRLFKAGAKGPLEFQERAMKLIHTASRGYPRLINYICDRCLLVLYAASSYTVDGHVVSKVILEESIPLSTTKHSEDSRRLGLRRPILVGGIISVLILGVAVYCFMVPGARGFFSSGKPHTPQVSAAQTAAPPVAPVAQAPAAAASTSPAPAHPVPPVKAPPKTDIVLKRVYVNTEAANVRSRPDINSPRIGVIIKNETLRVIAEKADADKLRWYKIKLYEGREGWIAESVVTEKR; this is translated from the coding sequence CTATTATGAGTCGGTGGAGCACAAGCAGGCCATCGATTACCTGACATTCTTCATTGCGCAGCAGGAGGGTTTCGCCCTTATCTACGGGGATGTGGGCTCGGGAAAGACCACGATATCGCGGATCTTCCTCAATACCCTCGACCAGGAAACGTACAATACCGCCCTCATTCTGAATCCCGTTGCCGATGAGGCCGAGTTCATGAAAGAGGTGCTCCGCGAGTTTTCCGCCGGCGATATACCGGAGACAAAAAAGGAGCTTTACGACAGGCTCAGGCATTATCTCCTCGATGAGTTCCAGAAGGGCAAGATGAACGTCCTCGTCATCGACGAGGCCCAACTCCTCTCCTATGACCTCCTCGAGTTCATCCGTCTCCTTTCCAATATAGAAACGGACAAGCAGAAGATACTCCATACCGTCTTTTTCGCGCAGCCGGAATTCCTGGGAAAATTGAAGGACCCCGTCATGCGCCATCTTTCCCAGCGCATAACCGTCACATATCGCATCAAGCCGCTGACCTATGCGGAGGTGAAGGCCTACATAAATTACCGTCTTTTCAAGGCCGGGGCCAAGGGGCCGCTGGAGTTCCAGGAAAGGGCGATGAAGCTCATCCACACGGCATCACGGGGTTATCCCCGTCTCATAAACTACATATGCGACCGCTGTCTCCTCGTTCTCTACGCCGCGTCCAGTTATACCGTCGACGGCCACGTTGTGTCGAAGGTCATCCTCGAAGAGAGCATCCCCCTTTCCACGACAAAGCACTCCGAGGATTCCAGGAGGCTCGGCCTGAGGCGCCCTATCCTGGTAGGAGGGATCATCTCCGTGCTCATACTGGGGGTTGCCGTCTACTGCTTCATGGTCCCCGGAGCCCGTGGATTCTTCTCGTCCGGTAAGCCCCACACCCCGCAGGTGTCTGCCGCACAGACCGCAGCGCCCCCGGTTGCCCCTGTTGCCCAGGCCCCGGCAGCCGCAGCTTCCACGTCGCCGGCCCCTGCCCACCCGGTTCCACCCGTGAAGGCGCCGCCGAAGACCGACATCGTTCTGAAGAGGGTCTACGTCAACACGGAAGCCGCCAATGTCAGATCACGGCCCGATATCAATTCCCCCCGCATCGGCGTTATCATCAAAAACGAGACCCTGAGAGTCATCGCCGAAAAAGCCGACGCCGACAAACTCAGATGGTACAAGATCAAGCTCTACGAAGGCCGCGAAGGCTGGATAGCAGAATCGGTGGTCACCGAAAAAAGGTAG
- a CDS encoding LptF/LptG family permease translates to MKLLKKIPLKFNIYLLKELTGILLLSLGILTFILVLSRLGKIADLVINKGVGFGDIFALVAFSVPPYLTFTLPMAFLLSVIVVLGRLSTENEILALKASGVNLKWLFVPITFVGLIVTTLGLVNTNILLPRCSGLFRETLINVIKKGISVDDKEGVFNDSVPGVVIYINKVDSTKRTLTGIVVSDERNKDVKQTISASKGYVNIDSDTFELYFMLQDGTLHRWEKATDTYRSVNFQNYTFTMNLSQMVQTGGISRKLAYEMDRNELKKALKTTKNEDNRYDLLLEIYKKISLPLSSLAFIILTVPLGVKRKVEGRFSGTLYSLLLFIFYYVLIAMTDSLGKNIHAPPYIVTFLPNVVIMTMGLYLLRSLNKEEHVTISQRLKYLWVYCLEKVK, encoded by the coding sequence ATGAAATTATTAAAGAAAATCCCCTTGAAGTTCAATATATATCTCCTTAAAGAGCTTACCGGCATTCTGCTTCTCTCACTTGGCATCCTTACCTTTATCCTTGTTCTGTCCAGACTCGGCAAAATCGCCGACCTCGTTATCAACAAGGGGGTTGGGTTCGGGGACATTTTCGCCCTCGTAGCCTTCTCCGTACCCCCCTACCTCACCTTTACCCTCCCCATGGCCTTCCTCCTTTCCGTCATTGTTGTCCTCGGGCGTCTTTCCACGGAGAATGAGATACTGGCGTTGAAGGCGAGCGGTGTGAACCTCAAGTGGCTTTTCGTGCCCATAACCTTCGTAGGTCTCATAGTGACGACCTTGGGGCTCGTCAATACCAACATCCTCCTGCCCCGCTGCAGCGGCCTCTTCAGGGAAACCCTGATCAACGTGATAAAGAAGGGTATCTCCGTCGATGACAAGGAAGGCGTGTTCAACGACAGCGTACCGGGGGTTGTCATATACATCAACAAGGTCGACAGCACAAAGCGGACCCTTACGGGCATCGTCGTATCCGATGAGCGCAACAAGGACGTGAAACAGACAATCTCTGCGAGCAAAGGGTATGTCAACATCGATTCGGACACCTTCGAGCTTTATTTCATGCTGCAGGACGGCACTCTCCATCGATGGGAAAAGGCCACGGACACCTACCGGAGTGTCAACTTTCAAAACTATACCTTCACTATGAACCTGTCCCAAATGGTGCAGACGGGGGGCATCAGCAGAAAGCTGGCATATGAAATGGACCGGAACGAACTGAAGAAAGCGCTCAAGACGACAAAGAACGAGGATAATCGATACGATCTGCTTCTTGAGATCTATAAGAAGATATCCTTGCCTCTGTCATCGCTTGCTTTTATAATACTGACGGTTCCCCTCGGGGTAAAGCGGAAGGTGGAGGGAAGGTTCTCGGGGACCCTCTACAGTCTCCTGTTGTTCATTTTTTATTATGTCCTTATCGCCATGACGGACAGTCTGGGGAAGAACATCCATGCACCGCCCTATATCGTAACCTTCCTCCCCAACGTGGTCATAATGACCATGGGCCTTTACCTCTTAAGGAGCCTGAATAAGGAAGAACACGTCACGATATCGCAAAGATTAAAATACCTGTGGGTTTACTGTCTTGAAAAAGTTAAATAG
- a CDS encoding glycoside hydrolase family 57 protein encodes MSDNTHMDGICISFLWHMHQPYYKNTFTGEYLLPWTLLHGTKDYCDMGAMLKDFPGMKQNFNFVPSLLEQLVDYEDLNVKDTYLDVFRRHPSELTEEDKVFLLSNFFNANWENMIRPFPRYYELLAKRGFYCPRDGIPKITGYFSEDELRDLQILFYLAWIDPGFFGTCEGLNYLKEKGRRFSEEDKDILQGIQKGILKSTVPLYRELAAQGIVELSTSAFYHPIIPLLINNESAREAMPGVNLPDVPFSWPRDASHQISSGLDLFERIMGTRPAGMWPPEGSVSEEALELYMEQGVRWLVTDEDILFESLRWGARRDQCGLVITPEVLYKPYRYEKNDRDITVIFRDQSLSDLISFHYSRVDAREAAQDCLSRLRTIRGSMGNKIAGPLVTIAMDGENAWENYKNDGRDFLSYLYEGILSEDGMTPVTISEYLRTARDYGSLHHCRAGSWIGHDFSIWIGQSEDNAAWSQLTRTRRFLEKEDPDQKNKMAWKSIYIAEGSDWFWWYGDEHSSDSDEIFDLLFRENLANVYRYLGKEVPETLSIPIIAEDRAACPAREPVNFLRPLIDGRVTNYFEWFGSGLIEGKGHGTAMHEAVSVIKDCYYGFNESNLFLRIDLDKGFMGEVDGAVFEIAIMGKDDHKIAYRVHDGSVEATVPVEAAFDEILELSVPFSALGLGPKDRADVWFSLKVKEMMIDRMPRRGCLVITVPSETFEAEMWYA; translated from the coding sequence ATGAGCGATAACACGCATATGGACGGGATCTGCATCTCATTTCTCTGGCACATGCACCAGCCTTACTACAAGAATACCTTCACCGGGGAATATCTGCTCCCCTGGACCCTTCTGCACGGCACCAAGGACTACTGCGACATGGGTGCGATGCTTAAGGATTTTCCCGGGATGAAGCAGAATTTCAATTTTGTCCCCTCCCTTCTTGAACAGCTTGTGGACTACGAAGACCTCAATGTGAAGGACACATATCTCGACGTGTTCAGAAGACATCCCTCCGAGCTCACCGAAGAGGACAAGGTCTTTTTGCTCAGCAACTTTTTCAATGCCAACTGGGAAAACATGATCCGGCCGTTCCCTCGCTACTATGAACTGCTGGCCAAGCGCGGCTTCTACTGCCCCAGGGACGGCATACCGAAGATCACCGGGTATTTCAGCGAAGACGAGCTTCGGGACCTGCAGATACTCTTCTATCTCGCCTGGATCGACCCCGGTTTCTTCGGAACCTGTGAGGGCCTCAATTACCTCAAGGAAAAGGGCAGGAGGTTCAGCGAGGAGGACAAGGATATCCTTCAGGGCATCCAGAAGGGCATCCTCAAAAGCACCGTGCCCCTTTACAGGGAGCTTGCCGCGCAGGGGATCGTCGAGCTGTCCACCTCCGCCTTTTATCATCCCATCATTCCGCTCCTTATCAACAACGAGTCGGCGAGGGAGGCAATGCCCGGGGTCAACCTGCCCGATGTGCCCTTTTCCTGGCCCCGCGATGCTTCCCATCAGATATCGTCAGGCCTCGACCTTTTCGAAAGGATCATGGGGACGCGTCCGGCGGGCATGTGGCCCCCCGAAGGCTCCGTCAGTGAAGAAGCCCTGGAGCTTTACATGGAACAGGGTGTCAGGTGGCTTGTCACGGACGAGGACATTCTCTTTGAAAGTCTGAGGTGGGGAGCGCGCAGGGACCAGTGCGGCCTTGTCATCACTCCGGAGGTGCTCTACAAGCCGTACCGTTATGAGAAGAATGACCGCGATATCACCGTCATCTTCAGGGACCAGTCTCTTTCCGACCTCATATCCTTTCATTATTCACGGGTCGATGCCAGGGAAGCGGCGCAGGACTGCCTGAGCAGGCTCAGAACGATCCGGGGCTCCATGGGGAACAAGATCGCGGGGCCCCTCGTGACCATCGCCATGGACGGCGAGAATGCCTGGGAAAACTACAAGAACGATGGAAGGGATTTCTTAAGCTATCTCTACGAGGGCATCCTGAGCGAGGACGGCATGACGCCGGTAACGATATCGGAGTACCTGAGGACGGCAAGAGATTACGGGAGCCTTCATCACTGCCGTGCCGGTTCGTGGATCGGACATGATTTTTCCATCTGGATCGGCCAGAGCGAAGACAACGCCGCATGGTCTCAGCTTACCCGGACCCGGCGTTTCCTCGAAAAAGAAGACCCTGACCAGAAGAATAAGATGGCCTGGAAATCGATCTATATAGCTGAAGGCAGCGACTGGTTCTGGTGGTATGGAGATGAACATTCCTCAGACAGCGACGAGATATTCGACCTGCTTTTTCGCGAAAATCTGGCAAATGTGTATCGCTATCTCGGCAAAGAGGTGCCCGAGACACTGTCCATCCCGATCATTGCGGAGGACCGTGCGGCGTGCCCCGCGCGGGAACCCGTCAATTTTCTCCGTCCCCTTATCGATGGCAGGGTGACAAACTATTTCGAATGGTTCGGCTCCGGCCTTATCGAAGGCAAGGGACACGGCACAGCCATGCACGAAGCGGTCTCCGTCATCAAGGATTGCTATTACGGATTCAATGAATCGAACCTCTTCCTGCGCATCGACCTCGACAAGGGGTTCATGGGCGAAGTCGACGGGGCGGTCTTCGAGATCGCCATCATGGGCAAGGACGACCACAAGATAGCATACCGCGTTCATGACGGTTCGGTGGAAGCCACTGTGCCGGTGGAGGCCGCCTTCGACGAGATCCTTGAACTGTCCGTGCCTTTCAGCGCCCTCGGCCTCGGCCCGAAAGACAGGGCCGACGTCTGGTTTTCCCTCAAGGTGAAAGAAATGATGATCGACAGGATGCCCCGGAGAGGTTGCCTCGTGATCACAGTCCCCTCGGAAACGTTTGAGGCGGAGATGTGGTACGCGTGA